In a single window of the Nicotiana tomentosiformis chromosome 10, ASM39032v3, whole genome shotgun sequence genome:
- the LOC138899946 gene encoding uncharacterized protein: MANEENGGVDLAARDAAQLEAAQRIADETVNDDGGRRFNLNRPLIEDQFENAVPRPRRSLGDYTRPIYNQGLSSVRPPPITANNFELKQGLLQTMQNNCIFRGKVNEDPNTYLMDFEEIMNTFQYNGVSKDAVYLRAFPFLLKDDVKQWLHSLPTCSIRTWEYMTKKFLDKYFLAAKTRKFRREIHNFCQNGIETIFKAWERFKELDFWDGLTSSSRRTLNTACGGPLMKKLPEEVVLILDELSEDANQWPAKSNDRRKSVEVHQVDSNTSMQAQLDNMAKQIRKLTLAKQNNPRPQCQGPPGFQNQQRQQYQQQQPNQSCMEDLMKAFINKTDEKFETRSMTIQNLERQMGQIANLLSDRAPGTLPYDTKKNPKETIKDVSLRSGKTLVDPVVKARTKVVNKKTETPAKKKSKEQKDQSSGVQKEIEESRHMPALPFPQKMKREKLDKCFGRFLEMLKQLYVNIPFMEVLTQMPAYAKFLKEILSSKRKLEEKIVVKLNAHCSAILQNKIPQKCGDPGSFTIPCSLGSEKFDKALCDSSTFINLIHLSVFRKLEGEIEVIKSIPMSLQLADQTTILPEGIIEDILVRVNKFVFPVDFIVVDMEVNKEVPLILGSSFLCTGRAILDIYEGLLMLRVGNKKVVFQMKMMMKYPTDEVSTYSCFKLDVVGELAEKYKFDKLVGDTLERCITQSSTMEDEDPKIKKEVEALETEDQVVDEEELKEEASKPNVELKVLPTHLKYTFLETNNFSVIISADLTGTQE; encoded by the exons ATGGCAAACGAAGAGAATGGTGGAGTAGACTTAGCAGCAAGAGACGCAGCACAACTAGAAGCTGCACAGAGAATTGCTGATGAGACCGTCAACGATGATgggggtcgaagattcaatctaaaccGACCCTTGATTGAAGACCAGTTCGAGAATGCAGTACCTAGGCCTAGAAGATCATTGGGTGACTATACTAGGCCAATCTATAATCAAGGACTATCAAGTGTCAGACCTCCACCCATAACAGCAAACAACTTCGAAttgaagcaaggcttgcttcaaacTATGCAAAACAACTGCATTTTTAGAGGGAAGGTGAACGAAGATCCTAATACTTACTTGATGGATTTTGAAGAAAtcatgaacaccttccaatacaatggagtatcaaaggatgcagtctacttaagggcattcccctttttaTTGAAAGATGATGTGAAGCAATGGCTTCATAGCTTACCCACATGTTCGATCAGGACATGGGAATATATGACCAAGAAATTTCTTGACAAGTACTTCTTAGCAGCAAAAACAAGGAAGTTTAGAAGGGAAATCCACAATTTCTGTCAGAATGGGATAGAAACGATTTTCAAAGCTTGGGAGAGATTCAAGGAGCTA GATTTCTGGGATGGGCTGACATCGTCTTCACGACGAACTCTGAATACTGCATGTGGAGGACCACTAATGAAGAAATTGCCAGAGGAGGTTGTCTTAATCCTTGATGAATTATCTGAGGATGCTAATCAGTGGCCGGCTAAAAGTAATGACAGGAGAAAATCAGTTGAGGTTCACCAGGTAGACTCTAACACATccatgcaagcccagctagacAATATGGCCAAGCAGATAAGAAAGCTGACATTGGCCAAG CAAAATAATCCTAGACCCCAATGTCAAGGACCACCAGGTTTTCAGAACcagcagaggcagcaataccAGCAACAACAGCCAAATCAGTCTTGTatggaagatctcatgaaggcattCATCAACAAAACAGATGAAAAATTCGAGACTCGGAGCATGACTATTCAAAATTTAGAAAGACAAATGGGACAAATTGCAAATCTTTTATCTGATAGGGCTCCTGGGACTCTTCCCTATGACACTAAAAAGAACCCAAAGGAAACAATCAAAGATGTATCTTTGAGAAGTGGCAAAACATTGGTTGACCCAGTGGTGAAAGCTAGAACCAAGGTGGTGAACAAGAAGACTGAGACACCAGCAAAGAAAAAGAGTAAAGAGCAAAAAGACCAGAGTAGTGGGGTACAAAAAGAGATTGAAGAAAGTAGACATATGCCAGCTCTACCATTCCCTCAAAAGATGAAGCGAGAGAAACTTGACAAAtgttttgggcgattcttggagatgcTCAAGCAACTTTATGTGAACATTCCCTTCATGGAGGTACTCACTCAGATGCCTgcttatgcaaagttcttgaaggaaatcctgtCTAGCAAGAGAAAATTAGAGGAAAAAATAGTGGTCAAGCTAAATGCCCACTGCAGCGCCATATTGCAAAATAAAATCCCCCAAAAGTGTGGGGACCCAGGAAGCTTCACCATACCATGCTCGTTGGGGAGTGAAAAATTCGACAAGGCCCTCTGTGATTCTAGTACGTTTATAAATCTAATACATTTGTCTGTATTTAGGAAACTGGAAGGTGAGATCGAAGTGATCAAATCAATACCAATGTCCCTACAACTGGCTGACCAAACCACTATTCTACCTGAGGGAATCATTGAGGATATTCTAGTGCGGGTGAATAAGTTTGTGTTCCCCGTAGACTTTATTGTGGTGGATATGGAGGTGAATAAGGAGGTGCCTCTAATTCTAGGGAGTTCATTCTTATGTACAGGTAGAGCTATCCTTGATATCTATGAAGGTCTACTTATGCTCAGAGTGGGCAACAAAAAAGTGGTGTTCcagatgaagatgatgatgaaaTACCCCACTGATGAGGTATCCACCTACTCATGCTTCAAGCTGGATGTTGTTGGAGAATTGGCTGAAAAATACAAGTTTGACAAGCTTGTGGGGGATACTCTAGAGAGGTGTATTACTCAGTCTAGCACAATGGAGGATGAAGATCCTAAAATAAAGAAAGAGGTTGAAGCTCTTGAAACTGAGGATCAAGTGGTTGATGAGGAGGAACTAAAAGAGGAGGCCTCTAAGCCTAACGTGGAATTGAAAGTCCTCCCCACTCACTTAAAATATACTTTTCTTGAAACTAATAATTTTTctgtgattatttctgctgacttGACAGGTACACAAGAGTGA